A portion of the Paenibacillus hamazuiensis genome contains these proteins:
- a CDS encoding class I SAM-dependent methyltransferase — translation MLVTTSYDPTEEQLAQARDAAKKLGARLIRRGRLALERMKEQYGDPSVVLVTKERIEYHQEGYPLFYFHPSMAHVRIQRMLKGEQDTLMEAAGVRPGDRVLDCTAGLASDAIVFSHAVGESGSVVALESEKVVQYIVKDGLGRYESVVEPINRAMRRVELLHADHADYLRGAETDSVDIVYLDPMFRRPIHESSAISSIRGLANDMEIREETIREARRVARRCIVLKESKRSGEFERLGFTDIVAVSPKLAYGVIRL, via the coding sequence ATGCTCGTAACGACATCGTACGATCCGACCGAAGAGCAGCTGGCACAAGCCCGCGATGCAGCGAAGAAGCTGGGAGCGCGGCTTATCCGCAGAGGACGGCTCGCCTTGGAGCGGATGAAGGAGCAATACGGCGATCCGTCCGTCGTTCTTGTAACGAAGGAACGAATCGAGTATCATCAAGAGGGATATCCACTTTTTTACTTTCACCCGAGCATGGCCCATGTACGCATCCAGCGGATGCTGAAGGGCGAACAGGACACGCTGATGGAGGCGGCCGGCGTTCGGCCCGGCGACCGCGTGCTCGACTGCACGGCAGGGCTGGCTTCGGATGCGATCGTTTTTTCCCATGCGGTGGGCGAAAGCGGATCGGTGGTTGCGCTCGAGAGCGAAAAGGTCGTCCAGTACATCGTAAAGGACGGTCTGGGACGCTACGAATCGGTGGTCGAGCCGATCAACCGGGCAATGCGCCGGGTGGAGCTGCTGCATGCCGATCATGCCGATTATTTGCGCGGCGCCGAAACGGACAGTGTGGACATCGTTTACCTGGACCCGATGTTCCGGCGGCCGATTCACGAGTCGAGCGCGATCAGCTCGATTCGCGGTTTGGCCAACGACATGGAAATTCGGGAAGAGACGATCCGCGAGGCGCGAAGAGTGGCCCGCCGTTGTATCGTTCTCAAGGAATCGAAACGCAGCGGAGAATTTGAAAGGCTCGGTTTTACGGATATCGTCGCCGTATCTCCGAAGCTGGCATATGGAGTGATTCGACTTTGA
- the miaA gene encoding tRNA (adenosine(37)-N6)-dimethylallyltransferase MiaA produces the protein MKLLVLVGPTAVGKTKLSLELAEALNAEVISGDSMQVYRGMDVGTAKATEEERRRVPHHMIDIHDPDHPFSVAEFQAKARELIAEIAGRNRLPFIVGGTGLYVESVCYAYEFSEGGGDEEFREEQRKYALAHGEEALHAKLREVDPISADRLHPNDQRRIIRALEIYHMTGIPMSEQLAAQKKQSPYELCIVGLTMERGLLYKRIEDRIDEMMEQGLVQEVRRLLDQGYTTDLVSMQGLGYKEIAAYLQGNLTLGEAVELLKKNTRRFAKRQLSWFRHMKDIEWVDVTDTANFHAHFQKIHAIITAKLKLNDHFEGGPFS, from the coding sequence ATGAAGCTGCTCGTGCTCGTCGGCCCGACGGCGGTCGGCAAAACGAAGCTAAGCCTGGAGCTGGCGGAGGCGCTGAATGCCGAAGTCATATCGGGCGATTCGATGCAGGTGTACCGGGGCATGGATGTCGGCACCGCCAAAGCGACGGAGGAAGAACGCCGCAGGGTGCCGCATCATATGATCGATATTCACGATCCGGACCATCCTTTTTCCGTCGCTGAATTTCAGGCAAAGGCGCGCGAGCTGATCGCGGAGATCGCCGGGCGAAACCGGCTGCCTTTTATCGTGGGGGGAACCGGACTGTATGTGGAATCCGTCTGCTACGCCTATGAATTCAGCGAAGGAGGCGGGGACGAGGAATTCCGCGAAGAGCAGCGCAAGTACGCGCTGGCTCATGGGGAAGAGGCGCTTCATGCCAAGCTTCGCGAAGTCGACCCGATCTCGGCGGACCGGCTGCATCCGAACGATCAGAGGAGGATCATTCGGGCGCTGGAAATTTACCATATGACCGGGATTCCGATGTCCGAACAGCTCGCCGCCCAAAAAAAGCAATCTCCTTACGAACTATGTATCGTCGGGTTGACAATGGAGCGCGGTTTACTATATAAACGTATTGAAGACCGCATCGACGAGATGATGGAGCAAGGACTCGTGCAGGAGGTGCGGCGGCTGCTGGACCAGGGATACACGACCGATCTGGTGTCGATGCAGGGGCTCGGATACAAGGAAATCGCCGCTTACTTACAAGGCAATCTGACTCTCGGGGAAGCGGTGGAGCTTCTGAAAAAAAACACGCGGCGTTTCGCCAAAAGGCAGCTGTCCTGGTTCCGCCACATGAAGGATATCGAGTGGGTGGACGTGACGGATACCGCAAATTTTCATGCCCATTTCCAGAAGATACATGCTATAATAACAGCAAAGCTGAAGCTGAACGACCATTTTGAAGGGGGCCCCTTTTCATGA
- the hfq gene encoding RNA chaperone Hfq translates to MNKSINIQDTFLNQLRKENIPVTVYLTNGFQIRGLIRAFDNFTIIIDSEGRQQMVYKHAISTFTPSRSVNLQQQDNAEN, encoded by the coding sequence ATGAACAAATCCATCAATATTCAAGACACGTTTTTGAACCAACTCCGTAAAGAAAACATCCCGGTAACCGTCTATTTGACGAACGGTTTCCAGATTCGGGGCCTGATTCGCGCATTTGACAACTTCACAATCATCATTGACAGCGAAGGCCGCCAGCAGATGGTGTATAAGCATGCGATCTCCACGTTTACACCGTCTCGTTCGGTAAACTTGCAGCAGCAGGATAACGCGGAAAACTGA